DNA sequence from the Schistocerca americana isolate TAMUIC-IGC-003095 chromosome 2, iqSchAmer2.1, whole genome shotgun sequence genome:
gcgtcaatgatataggtctgtagttaaatggattactcctactacccttcttaaacactggtgcgacctgcgcaattttccaatctgtaggtacagatctatcggtgagcgagcggttgtgtatgattgctaagtagggagctattgtatcagggtaatctgaaaggaacctaatcggtatacaatctggacctgaagacttgcccgtatcaagcgatttgagttgcttcgcaacccctaaggtatctacttctaagaaactcatgctagcagctgttcgtgtttcaaatagtggaatattccattcgtcttccctggtgaaggaatttcggaaaactgcgttcagtaactctgctttagcggcacaggattcccaaactgcatcaggatccaccgcaagtagtatgacagttaggcggttggtgagaaaactgggatttcatgctcgagcggctgctcataagccacacatcatgccagtaaatgccaaacgacgcctcgcgtggtgtaaggaggataaacattggacgattgaacaatggaaaaacgttgtgtggagtgacgaatcacggtacacaatgtggcgatccgatggcagggtgtgggcatgaatgtccgttgaacgtcatctgccagcatgtgtagtgccaatagtaaaattcggaggcggtggtgttatggtgtgatcgtgttttcatggagggggcttgcagcccttcttgttttgcgtggcactagcacagcacaggcctacgttgatgttttaagcaccttcttgcttcccactgttgaagagcaattcggggactgcgattgcatctttcaacactatcgagcacctcttcataatgcacggcctgtggtggagtggttacacaacaacatcatccctgtaatggactggcctgcacagagtcctaacctgaatcctgtagaacacctttgggatattttggaacgccgacttcgcgacaggcctcaccgaccgacatcgatacctctcctcagtgcaacactccgtgaagaacggactgccactccccaagaaaccctccagctcgtgactgaacgtatgcctgcgagagtggaatctgtcatcaaggctaagggtgggccaacaacgtactgaattccagcattaccgatggagggcaccacgaacttgtaagtcattttcagatagatgtccggatacttatgatcacatagtgtagattcaGCACGTCgtcttagttacgtgatctacgtcTCTAACATGTAGCGTTGTTTCTGCGCCACCACATTCCGAAAcgttctattctgttcttgtcgaaACTGATTATCGTCCACGACTCACATTCTTACAGGGCTACGCTCTATATAAATGTCTTCAGAAAAGACCGTGTAACACTGAAATGGATATTAGATGTTAAAAATTTCTtccttttcagaaatgtttttcttgctattgctattgtgcattttgtgtcatctctgcttcgaccatcattctTTACTTTACTGcttaaataacaaaactcatctgctagttttattgtcacatttggtaaTCTAATTCTTTCATTGCCGCCTGATTTAATGCGATTAAACTCCAAAGCCCCTGATTTActtttcagaattttaaacatgGTTCACAGCAACAGTCGTAAATAAACTTTCAATAAATTATGAATACAACGATTTGGTTGCGTAAAGTACGTTATAATAAGTCTTCACCAGGTTTCAATACCGCTAGAGGTACCTTACTCAGAAGGAAGAAAGCCACATAACTTAGATTACGCTAAAATTATAAGCGTAGATTATAACTCATAACGTATGATCCAATGTTAACGTAATATAAGTGCCGTGACTTTATTCCTTGTGGAGAAGACACCTCTGGTGGTACTGAAATCTAGTCAAGacataaaaataagcttcgttCAACCGATTGGCTGAATACATCATTTATGGAAAATGAATTACTTGTGTTTATGTTCATGGTATAATCTCtcttcaagacacaatccattccgttgaattgtccttccaagtcctttgccgtctctgacaggattacaacgtcatcgtgtagtgggacgcgaaactgaagcgtcacccatccaccagtgtcagcccagtttgcaggtgaatataagtttaattcagtgttttgtttatgtattttgtaatatttgtaatggttgtgaattatctaaagttttgtatttatttttatgtttcatgtacggagagggcggcgcaacgaacggagacagcatcttcactgccgggaccagagagaaaattgctggccactatacgtcgtgggtcgacagccaaagagcaacagaagatcctgaaaccgagttgttgcgtcgtgcttctaaaaactgaaaaaaataagaatttgtaattttactacaacaatgacgtcatagaaagtttaatcatgttgtaaatgttcagttccgttttgtcaaggctcaggttcacgtctatatgtagtgtataggaagataataaactagtgtatactacaaaagtttaaatacgtgttccgagaatttgtttatgaagaattatattcaggaagaagcattactgatttatttgacaagattattaattttgacaacgttcatcgcgattttgagtcttaaaagtttattcgatgtggttttaatatttattaaagcagataacttgcattaatataatgtctgagaagaaacaaacgacatctaaattgaaaaaagtttgtgcgaaccaattggactgagtgacgtaattctgcgcatacgactcaaatgatgatgttttaattacagtttcgatcaagaaccattcagagacaactttaaaaagaatttaaataattttgaagtgttttgtaactgacgtaggtgacgaagtctgcacatggtcatatgtcaaaagaaaatcatttatataaaacgtacgtcgttacactacaatcgTCAAACCTTAACGTTTTGGTTtcttcgccctgaattttaattcattttcctcATTTATCCTTCGTTTTTCCTATGCCGCTCAACGCACAGCTTTAATAACATCAGAATTGGCGAATGTAACTGACCGTGCCATACCCTCTCGCGCTTGTCGGCTCTTTATGTCGTCGGAagtgtgtggatgacgtttttccgaaagtctgattgtaCGTCGCAAATGTCATGGATTGTACACGCCAACCTAAATCATCCTTTTTTGCcattttccccaatgattttaaaaattctaatAGATTGTTACCTATCCCTCCTGTCTTACCTGATCTTAGGTCGTCCAAAGCTCTTAAAATTTCTGATTCTCAtattggatcccctgtctcttcggTGACAACACCtgcttcttcttccatcacgtcttCAGATAAGTCCTCTTTCTCATGAAGGCTTTCGATGCTCTCTTTCCACCTCTtcactctcttctctgcatttaacagtagaattcccattgccTTGTTAACATTACCTTCCCCGTTTCTAATTTAActaaacgttgttttgacttttctataagccGAGTCagaccttctgacaatcatttttttttttagatttcttcacacttttcgtgcagccgtttcgccttagcttccgtacacttcctatttatttcattattagatCACTTCTATCtgtgtattcccgaatttcccagCACACTTCTGTAATTTCGTCTTTCGTCGAACAAGTGAAGTATTTCGTCTGTCAcgcgtggtttcttcgcagttacgttcgTTGTGCCTATGTCTTTCTTTCAGTATTATGTGATTATCCTTTTTACAGCTGTCCTTTCCTTATCACTTGAACAACCAATCGAATTGTTTACTACCGCAGtatttatagcctcagagaacttcaagcatacctcttcattccttaacacttccgtatcacacttctttgcgcattgattcttcctgactagtcgctTAATCCTAAGCCTACTGTTCACCACTACAAAATTGCgatctgttcacaataactcattctctgccctaacttagtattcatgacgaatcctactcccattgttCCATTTTCTGCCACTGTTAATTTTAGCCCATACTTGTctgcccagaaatccttgtctttttcccACTTAACTTCTCTGAACCCCACAAGTAGAGTGAACGTTAGCATTTTCCTTTAAAGATTTTTTAGCTTGCTTGCCACGTTTGAAATTCTgagattccacgccccgattcgtaggaCGTTACTCTTTCTTTGGTTATTAAGTATTTTTCTAATGGTCACTTTTCCTTTGGGCAATcagctcccggagatccgaatgagggactagtcAAGAAACTTTTtctagtggagagatcatcatgacactttttcaattacaggccacatgtcctctggatacacattatgtgtctttaacacgatggtttccattgccttctgcatcctcccaCAGTTGATCACTGCTgagtcttccgccttttagggacagATTCCCGCCCCAAGAACAAGCGATTACCCTGAGCCTTTGTCCgttcctccgccctttttgacaaggccgttgacagaacgagggtgacttcttatgccggaatctGCGGCCGCCATTGATGAAGTTTTTTATTTAGAGCAAAGAGGCTACCCCTCCATCACAAGCGTACTACAGATTGAAATGGAAGGACGTTGATTTAACTGACCCACTGAAGTAACTGTCTAATAGTGCTTAACTCGTGACATCGTTCTGAAGTCGATGCACCCGCAAGTCAGTAATTTTCTGGTTGACCGCTAATCTCTGAATTTTATCCAAATACGCGGATCGACGTCACTGCAGTACACAATGAATTTATTACATCTAGTACTCATGGTAATGGTcaatgcgtatttttttttttttttttttttttttttttgcagtagctACCATGCTGGGGGTAATTTCGCCCTGAGGGATAAAAATGAAAGGCTTCGTCTGTGTTTCGGtcacgaaattaaattattttaaagtATCACTACTATTATCGCTATTTCATAAAACTACATTACTGATTACGTATGTTACCAATAATTACTTTCTTTAAAATACTAACATTACCACGTAACACAATGCCCGGTGGTGGTCACAGCTTGTGAAACAAAGGAATGAGAAACGTCTTCTTGACATAATCCACCcgctacacacatactttgtaccatgcattgatgacagtaaaattgagacatgtCACATATGTTTAAATATCTCTTGAATATGGCTTTTTTGAGCTGTAGGTAGTTCCTGTCATGGACGAGAAAATGCTTCTTTATTCACTTCGTAACAGATATACGGTCTAACTGGTAGCACGTCACAACAGTAACTACTGAATGGCTACCAGCATGGCAGTggcaagacacaaagctttggcAGCCTCAAGTCTTCTTACTTCTAAACTGACAGTAATTGGGAGTTCAGTAACAAAGTGACTCACAGAAAATAAGTATAGTACTCACATTTTTAACGGGTTGATTTTAAACGGGCGATGAATCGTGAGCCGCACGACAGAATAGTAGTCTGAGGAAGCACATTTCGTAACATGTAACTGCGCTCATTGTGGCTACATAGCTTTCTTTCCATAGAAGGAGTTCCAGGTAATACTCGCAATGGACcgaaaattgcttcatcattctatataAATGGTTGTTAGGATTATGTAGTACCGTTTGTTTTATAaattcgtggtttaataaaacatcTACGAACACCAAGTATCATTTATATttcgtatttttaaaaataaaagttttaagagAAACTTCTTTTTCATTCCAAAGTTTAAGTAGGCAATAATGTTGTAGATGGGGTGAGACGGGGTACTAGAAAATTTCTGACTgtcccacagatgacaaaatggtagatatcgaaatagacgacagagggatagagaacaattaaaatctctcaaaagaggaaaggtcgctggacctgatgggataccagttcgattttacacagagtacgtgaaggaattttcccccctttttgcagcggtgtaccgtaggtctctagaagagcgtagcgttccaaaggattggaaaggagcacaggtcatccccgttttgaagaagggacgtcgaacagatgtgcagaactgaagacctatatctctaacgccaaTCAGTTGTAtggttttggaacacgtattaagttcgagtataatgacttttctggagactagaaatctactctgtaagaatcagcatgggtttcgtaaaagacggtcgtgtgaaacccagctcgcgctattcgcccacgagactcagaggggcatacacacgggttcccaggaagatgccgtgtttgttgacttccgtaaggcattcgatacagttcctcacagtcgtttaatgaacaaagtaagagcatatggaatatcagaccaattgtgtgattggattgaagagttcctagataacagaacgcagcatgtcattctcaatggagagaagtcttccgaagtaagagtggtttcaggtgtgccgcagaggagtgtcgtaggaccgttgcgattcacaatatacataaatgaccttgtgaataacatcggaagttcaatgaggctttttgcggatgatgctgtggtatatcgagaggttgtaacaatggaaaattgtactgaaatgcaagaggatctggtgcgaattgacgcatggtgcagggaaaggcaattgaatctcaatgtagaccagtgtaatgtgctgcgaatacatagaaagaaagatcccttatcatttagctacagtatagcaggtcagcaactggaagcagttaattccataaattatctgggagtaggcattaggagtgatttaaaatgaaatgatcatataaagttgatcgtaggtaaaccagatgccagactgagattcattggaagaatcctaaggcaatgcaatccgaaaacaaaggaagtaggttacagtacacttgtccgcccactgcttgaatactgctcaccagtgtgggatccgtaccagatagggttgactgaagagatagagaagattcaacggagagcagcgcgcttcgttacaggatcatttagtaatcgcgaaagcgttacggagatgatagataaactccagtggaagactctgcaggagagacgctcagtagctcggtacgggcttttgttgaagtttcgagaacataccttcaccgaggagtcaagcagtatattgctccctcctacgtatatctcgcgaagagaccatgaggataaaatcaaagagattagagcccacacagaggcataccgacaatctttctttccacgaacaatacgagactggaatagaagggagaaccgatagaggtactcaagttaccctcggccacacatcataaggtggcttgcggagtatggatgtggatgtagattactCTCTAGGATAATGGTATCAGAAACGTTGGGAAACACTGCTCTAGGGCGTAGATGCACGGTACTAACTTGCCTCGAGGACAACACACGATTGGATCCAGTATCGCATCTTCACGTATATTGACTCAGATGACTATTTCGCAGAGTTTAGCAAGCTGCGATGCCATATTTCAGATCGCCCACACTGGTAGGTATAGTGCATATCTGTGCAGTAATAGTTCTAAGGACTCTCCACACTCCTTACTACAGCACAGTACCAAACTTGTTGAGGATATGCGAGGGAGCACGAAACGCGGGGGCCACTTGATACGCCCTCATTTCAGTGCCGACATTAGAGGCCGCTTTGCGTGCAGCCTGTACAGCCATAGCACGGCCGCCTTTCATCGCATTGTAATACCGCCGGCTGGGGTCACTGATGTGAGGATGGCGAAATGAGAACCCATATATTATTGCATAGGGATGCATAATTCAGTGATCAGACGAAGAAGGCGCATATATCTTGTGCTGAGACTCCTAAGGACGGATATCATATATCAGCGAGAGGTGTTCCCTAACATGTACCTGAAGTACGAACGGGATGTAGAACACAAGCGGAACTTGTAAAAGGAACAATGGCAGGAGAAGCAATGCTAATGGAAACAGCTGTCATTGTTCCAAGTGCGTTACTGAACGAATCACGAGCttcgaaaatattgaaaataataattaaaaggaTAGGTAACACTGCAAAATAGAGTAAAGACGTGCAGCGAATCTGTAGTGGAGCAACAGTATAAGACATAGTTGGTAAGAGACCGAGTTCCACTGACAAATTTCGTTAAGTACACTGCGCGACAAAAGTAACCGGATCACTCTTTCGAAATCCCATAACTGTCTCCCATTCCGaggtataagtttgaaatttggctgagaAGTACCTACAATCTTCCTCCGTAATACTTAAAATGCGTTACACATTGAACCTCTGcaggatgtaaggggtccgtaggtccTTACTAtcagtttgcactcggcacaggtcgatagggcaaacaatcgatagtgtcgtgttgcgagagcgagtgtagagttgagtcagttcccaggttgcgagccgagccgtgtggaggcctgttgctgtaatgcaaggctttaccgacaaagggagtggccatcgccgcggtttaacccctttgtgctaGAATAATACGGGGAAAGTGAAGATGTATAATTACGAGAgtcatcagtgatatttctgtgccgatattttggtttcgcgtctaccgcgccggcatcattttggattacagtgttggattgcagtgttggactgtagtgattgtattagcgtgtgacgataatgaataccgaagaagcctgtgctgagattagccgtaattaaatatgtatgacgaaggcagtggctgccaCCTTCTTTTGGTGTTCTTgcgacgaatataggttcttgattagtgaagctgtgttgttgttcttcttgttaccagacctttcattattacagcatttgagaaggacaaaatggaatgtaacaactccgtagcagtcaattccgattaccagccccattaggtacacggtcacattaattaatatttatttgggctgctattcgatcggATCGGATCGAGAtaaataaatcggaggtgttacacccttgggttaccgtgaaaggacaagtccaattttcggacgaatagtaagaacaataggtaattttatcttgcttaatgcgagaaaatattttttcaatgtcggatcgagacagagcataaactttcaagtcgcgacaagaatcagtgcatttttgaacaatacgaagtaatagcatcttacgattgtgactGAACTTTTTTTCTTACCATATTAGATAAGTATAATAGTGTCAatgaactgtgttataatgtgcaaacgcgtaagtccgcgcgaaaaactgtgaaaagtgaacaccaaagaaagacacgtgtgaacattactacAGCAAACGAACTAAGAATTCGTCATGAAagctttaaagaagtgtttagtggtaatattatgaccgaaattgctttttgaatagtgaaaatcggacagcttcatgtggacccataaactgttacgcGGACGACAATGTACTGTGGCGATGCAattattgagtgacgtcacgcagacccgtgtagctgctgcgccaaagagcttcgatctgcgaggtgattccacacgtcatcccaactacttGTGCAAGGAGTAGGTCAAGCACAGACGTACTACACTCATGGtcttcagcgcgacttcgagacaccgagcgccgacccAGTATCTGGCgaccgaactacaaactacgcccacctgcagcgccacggagtggccggctgagaactacgacgtcccGCCACAGCGAGCAGCGCGAATTCGAGACACTgagcgccgacccggcatctagtGGCCGAACAACAAACtatgcccgcctgcagcgccactgagcggccgacggagaactacgatgactcgccacagatcttcagcgcgacttcacgcggctccggcggcagtacagcgccatgcccacttcaaacgtcaaaacatcgcgactcgtggtaatgtCAGTGGGTGAGTGAAGGTGACTGGTTGgcataacattaaattgtagtgtgcagtcttcatggtaaataaacaattttaaactgagtttcacatttggaaaagtgccaaattacagtaatttccgaaaaatttgcgaaacatactctgaaatatagcatacttattgaTGCATTTTGCGCAAtctaaatggtaattatacagatatgctcattgtttttggggattttacatttttagattttatgagtggtgtgatttatcttatttagaacattttacataagcagtgtatgtgaaaattgatatttgaagttgTTAGGTTTTGAGAGTCGTTATGTTCAGTACTCATGCATGTTGTATCAGTTTGGGGATTAACTGAAAAGACTGCAGGTACTGTTTggttagtttcatggtaattaggagtgttttgggttgctAGAGGTTATTTTaaattacttgcctgtgcattaaaaataaatcaaacatgtctactgaagataagcaggtttgtgaggcagtagttgaaagcaAAGGGATacgacaggaagacagagatgattcgggaatcagtgattatggagtgtcattagatagcccattagcagactcaactagttatcccaagacaccgggacaaacgacgagaaataagtcagtttcagaAGATGCAGATAAGTGGTCAATGTTGGTAAACTTGATAAAGGAAAATAatgcatcattagagaaaggtttcagagaatcattaaagaaaggtttacaagaaaataacgcatcactaaaggaagatttacgagaATCATTAGAGAAGGGTTCACAAGAATTTAGAGaatcactaaaggaagatttacgaaAATCATTAGAGGAGGGTTTACGAGAATTcagagaatcattaaaga
Encoded proteins:
- the LOC124596616 gene encoding uncharacterized protein LOC124596616; the protein is MSTEDKQVCEAVVESKGIRQEDRDDSGISDYGVSLDSPLADSTSYPKTPGQTTRNKSVSEDADKWSMLVNLIKENNASLEKGFRESLKKGLQENNASLKEDLRESLEKGSQEFRESLKEDLRKSLEEGLREFRESLKKDLQETRESLDKGLQEINASLEKGVQEIKTSQMKMEFNLKKEMQELQETVKVDIDERERKLQKSIDQVQGDVEKMEGKLTKKIEDDIEETKAELGERINEVETNCNHRIAEVTQMQKHCNDAVKEIGKTN